In the genome of Bosea sp. BIWAKO-01, the window GCGCGGTTTGGATCCCAGCAAGTGCAACACGCGGCCTAAGCAGCCTAGCGGCGCGAGAACTGCAGCCGATGGGCGGTTGGCGTGGTGCGCAGGCGCTGCCGGAAATGGTGGCGCAGCGCCGCCGCGGAACCGAGCCCGGCGCGATAGGCGACCTCGTCGACCCCGAGCGTGGTCGTCTCCAGCAGATCGCAGGCATGGGCGACACGCTCGTTGAGGATCCACTCGCCCGGCGCGCTGCCAGTGGCCTCCGTGAAACGCCGGAAGAACGTGCGCTGGCTCATGCCGGCCCGGTCGCTGAGCCGCTGCAAGGTCAGGTCCTCGGCCAGCGACGAGCGCATCCAGTCGAGCAATGGCGACAGGCGCGCCCCGGTCTGCGGCGGTAGCGGGCGACGGACGAATTGTGCCTGGCCACCGCTGCGATGCGGAGGCACGACCATGCTGCGCGCCACCAGGTTCGCGGCCTCGGGCCCAAGGTCGCGGCGGACGATATGCAGGCAAAGGTCGATGCCGGCCGCGCTGCCGGCCGAGGTCAGGATGTCACCCTCGTCGACATAGAGCACATCGGGCTCGAGCCGCACCGCGGGATGGCGTTTCGCAAAATCCGCCCCGTACTGCCAGTGGGTCGTCGCCCTGCGCCCGTCCAGCAGGCCGGCAGCCGCCAGCACATAGGCTCCACCGCAGATCGAGACGACGCGGCTGCCGCCGCGATGCGCCGCGCGCAGGGCGCCCGCCAGCGGCTCCGGCACCGGCTCGTCAAGGCCACGCCAGCCGGGAACGATGATGGTTCCCGCCCCCTGCAGCAGAGCGAGCCCACCATCGGCCTCGACCGCAAGGCCGCCATGGGCGCGCAAACGCCCGGGCTCGCCAGCGGCCGTGCGGAATTCGTACCAGTCTTCCGGCAGGCCGGGCCGGCGCGAGCCGAAGACCTCGGCGACAATGCCGTATTCGAAGGTGCAGAGCCGGTCGTAGGCAACCGCGACGACGCGATGCGGGGCCTGCGGAGGTGGCTCCAGGCGATTTGGCATGATCTTTACGATAGTCGTCCTTCTCGCCACTTACCAGCGTCGCGGAGGCCGCGCATGGTCCGGCCCGTGATCGCGAGGTGCCGGGCATGGTGATGCAAGTCGAGTTGGTCAGGGAGAAGCAGGGCGGCCGAACGATGCTGCTGGCGGTCGGCCTCGTGCTGTCGTCCAGCCTGCTCTATGTCCTGGGCTACTCCCTGTCGAAGACCCTGGTCTCCTCCTACGGATTGAGCGCGCTGCAGGTGACCTTCCTGCGCTGTCTTCTGGTCCTGGTGGGAAGCCTCGTCCTGCTGGCCTGGCCGCGGAGCGGCGTCACGCAGGCGCGGTTGCTGCACCCGCCGCGCGCCTGGGAGCAGCGCGCCGCGGCGGCTGCGCTGGTCGCCTCGAACGTCCTGGCTATCGTCGCCTATAGCCTCATGCCGGTCACGGCAGCCTCGGCGCTCGGCTTCACCGCACCGCTCCTGCTCACTGCTCTGGGCGGACTCTTGCTCGGGGAGCGCATCTCGCTCGGACGTTGGCTCGGTGCTGCAAGCGGCTTTGCGGGCATGCTGCTGATCGTCAGGCCAGGCGAAGGCGGAGCCTGGCCGGGTATCCTCGCCTCTATAGGCGCGGCCGCCAGCTATGCGCTGTATCAAATCCTGGTGCGCCGGCTGCGCGATGTCGCAAACAGCCTCGATACCGCCATGCAGGTGGCGGTTGTCGGCTTCGCACTGCTGGCGGCAACGATGCTCTGGTTCTGGCATCAGGTCAGCGCCGAGGCCTTCGCCCTCGTTTTGCTCTTCACTGTGATCCAGACGGCTGCCCTCGCCTGTATCGCTGGCGCGCTCCGGCGCGGCGAAGCCTCTCGACTCGCGCCCTGGCAATTCTCCGGCCTGCTCTGGGCCATGCTGATCGATGCCCTGCTGTTCACGACGCTGCCCTCCCCCGTCTCACTCCTCGGCGGCGGCCTGATCATCGCGGGAGGCTTGCTGGCGCAGGGCAGAGAACGAAGAACCGCCTGAGGCGATCGGAGGGGAGCCCGGCTACGCCGCCTGCCGGAAGGCGGCGGCGACCTCCCGCATCCACGCGCAGAACGCCGCAACCCCGGGCCGCGCCCGGCTCGTCTCGGGACAGACGAGAAAATAGGCGAAATCCTCGAGCAGCACGACATTCGCGAGCTGGACCAGCCCCCCTCCGCGAGGTCGGATTCGATCATCGCCGCCGGCAGCAATCCAGCGCCCTGACCGGACAGCACCGCTTTCAGCATCAGGCCTGAATCGTCGAAGGACGGTCCGCGCGGCGCACCGAATTCCTCGATGCCCTGCGCCTGAAACCAGCGCTGCCAGGCCTTGCGCTCGCTGTCATGGACATGGGGCCAATGCGCCAGGGCAGCCGCATCCTGCGGCCTGCCGAGGGAAGCCAGCAGGGTCGGGGCCGCGACGGGAACGACCTCGACGGCAACCAGAAGCTCGCTGCGCAATCCGGGATAATGGCCAAAACCGTGCCGGATCGCGACATCGACCCCGTCGCGGCTGAAATCCGCCAGCGCAGTACCGGTCACGACCCGTAGATCGATATCGGGATGGGCATCGTGGAACTGCTTGAGGCGCGGCACCAGCCAGGCGCTCGCGAAGAATGGCGTCGTGCTGATCGTCAGCGGGCCCGTGCCGGGATCGGCGGCGATGCGCCTTGATGCCTCGGCGATCTGCCGGAAGGCGTTGCGCACCGGCGGCATCAGGCTCTGTCCGGCCGGCGTGAGGACCATGCCGCGATTGATCCGCAGGAAGAGCTGCGTACCGAAATGAAGCTCCAGGGCCTTGAGCATCTGGCTGACCGCGCCCGGCGTCACGCAGAGCTCATCGGCAGCCTCCTTCACGGAGAGATGCCGAGCCGTGGCTTCGAAGGCCCGCAGGGCATTCAGCGGTGGCAGTCGATCGATTTTCATTTAGTTTTTCTAACTTATTTTCATAGAGATCCTAGTTTGCCTCCGGCATGTTCATTCGTCAAATTGCCGAAATACCGACAAAACTCGTGAACCTCTGCTGCCTTATCGAAATGATCAGCAAGAGAAAAACTGAACTTTTATCTCACCCTTCCCCCTACCCGCCGGAGCCCATGCATGCCCAACCTCCCCGACGCGTCCCATTACCTCTCATTGTCGGAGCTCGCGGCGCGCATCCAGGCACGCGACATCTCGCCGGTGGCGGTGACGCGGTCGCAGCTCGAGCGCATCGAAAGCCTGGACACGGAGCTTCACAGCTTTGCCGGCGTGATGGCGGATACCGCGCTGGCCGAGGCCGAGAGCGCAGAGGCAGAGATCGCCGCCGGGCGCTATCGCGGGCCTCTGCATGGCGTGCCGATTGCCGTGAAGGACCTGTTCTGGACGCAGGGTTTCCCGACGGCCGGTGGGATGACGATCCATAAGCAGCACCGGCCGCAGGAGGACGCCACGGCTGTGCGCCGCCTGCGCGAGGCGGGAGCCGTCCTGCTGGGCAAGCTGGAGATGACGGAAGGGGCCTATTCCGACCACCACCCCATGGTGACGCCACCCCGCAATCCCTGGAATGCCGCGTACTGGACCGGCATCTCGTCGAGCGGCTCGGCCGCGGCGACGGCGGCCGGCCTGTGCTACGGCGCGCTCGGTTCCGATACCGGAGGGTCGATCCGCTGGCCCTGCGCGGCTACAGGCCTGACCGGGCTGAAACCGAGCTGGGGCCGCGTCAGCCGTCACGGCACATTCGAGCTGGCCGCGACGCTCGACCATCTCGGGCCGATGGCGCGCGATACCCGGGATGTCGCCGCGATCCTGCAAGCCATCGCCGGTGCCGATCCCGCCGATCCGACCGCGCTCGGCGCACCGGTTCCGGACTATCTCGCAGCGACCCGGCAAGGCGTCGGCGGCGTGCGGATCGGCATCGATCCAGCCTGGAACAGCGAAGGTGTCGATGCGACGACGCAGGCGGTTCTGAACGAGGCCATCGCGGTCTATCGGGCGCTCGGAGCCGAGATCGTCGAGATTCAATTTCCGGATGTAAAGCAGATCGTCGCCGATTGGGCGCCGAACTGCGCGGTGGAAGCCGCCATCGCCCATGAAGCGACCTATCCCGCCAGCAAGGACGAATACGGCCCGGTTCTGACCTCGGTCATCGAGACGGGGCGCGCGCTTTCGGGCCTCGACTATCAGCGCATCCTGCTGCGGCGCATGGCCTTTCGCGGGCGCGTCGCCGCCCTGTTCGGTACGATCGATCTGCTGCTGACCCCGGTTCAACCCTTCCCGCCGCTGACGCTTGCGACGATCAGCACATTGGGAGAGCAGCCCGGGCTGATCGCCGACCTGCAGCGCTACACCTGCCCCTTCAACATGACAGGCAACCCGACGCTCACTTTGCCCGGCGGCTTCTCCGAGGGAATGCCGATTGGGCTCCAGCTCGTTGCAGCGCAGCTGGACGAAGCCACACTGATCCGCGCCGGCGCAGCCTTCCAGGCTGCGACCACATGGCACCGACACCACCCGGCCCTTTGAGGAGCCCGCGATGAGCACGCATCCAACGGGTCACGCCTCCCCGATCTTCCATGGCTGGCTTGTGGTCGCGGCGGCGTTTGCCGTCACCTTCGTCGGCTTTGGCAGCGCCTACACCTTCAGCGCCTTCGTCGAATCCCTGCAGACGGATTTTTCCGCCTCCCGCGCTTCGGTTTCCCTGGTCTTTTCGCTCGCCGGCTTTCTCTATTTCGGCTTCGGACTGATCAGCGGCCCCCTTGCGGACCGCTGGGGCGCCCGCAGGCTTGTCTTTCTCGGCATGCTGCTCACCGGGCTTGGCATGGCCGCGGCGGGAGCGGCGCGGAGCCTGACCGAGATCTACCTGGCCTATGGCCTCGGCGTCGGGCTCGGCATCGGCTGCTCCTATGTTCCGGCGTTGGGCGCGGTGCAGCGCTGGTTCGTCAAACGCCGCGGCTTCGCGTCGGGTCTCGCGGTCAGCGGCATCGGTGTCGGCACTCTCGTGATGCCGCCCCTCGCCTCGCTGCTGATCGAGCAGATCGGCTGGCGGAACGCCTATTTCGCGCTTGGCGGGCTCGCGGCGATCATTGGTGCAGCGATGGCGCTCCTGATCGAAAGCGACCCGCGCAAGCGCGGGCTGCTGCCGGACGGGGACGCCCTGCCCCCAGGCGGCATCACGGCGCAGGCGACCGGCATGTCAATTCCTGAGGCGGTGTGGTCACAGCCCTTCATCAGGCTCTACGCAGCCTGCCTGATCGGCTCGTTCGGGGCCTTCGTCCCCTTCGTCCATCTCGTGCCCTACGCCCTGGACCGGGGCGTCCCGCAGGGCCGGGCCGTCCTGCTGCTCGCGCTGATCGGCGTCGGCAGCACGGCCGGCCGCTTCTGCCTCGGCAATCTGGCGGACCGGATCGGCCGCCACCGCGCCCTTCTCGTCATGTTCCTGGGCATGGCCGGCGCGCTCGGCATCTGGTGGCTCTCGAGCGGCTTCGCGATGCTGGCCGTCTTCGCGCTGCTTTATGGCGTCTTCTATGGCGGCTGGGTCGCTGTGCTGCCGGCGGTCGTCATGGATCGTTTCGGCGGGCGCAATGTCAGCGGGATCATCGGCATTCTCTATACGAGCGTCGCGTTTGGAACCCTGATCGGACCGCCAGCCGCCGGGCTCATCTTCGATCTGACCCAGAGCTATGCGATCGCGATCCTCGCCTGCGCCGGCGCCAACATCCTTGCGGCCCTCATCATGGCGCATTCCGCGGGGCCCCCACGCTCCCTGCCGCGTTGACCTCGCCTCCTACCGCACCGATGATGCCGGCATGTCCGCCGGCCCCGCCTCCGCCGCCCCCGAATTCGACCCTGCCAGGCTCGAAGCCTTCCTGCGCTCCGCCCTGCCCGGCCGGGCGGCCGGCGCGATGGCGCTGGAGCGCATCAGCGGCGGCCAGTCGAACCCGACCTTCTTCCTCTCCTTTCCCGAAGCCGGCACGCGGCTGGTCATGCGCAAGAAGCCGCCGGGCCCGCTGCTGCCCTCGGCCCATGCGGTCGACCGCGAATACCGCATCCTCAAAGCGCTCGCGGGTTCGCAAGTGCCGGTGCCGCCGGTGCTGCTGTTCCATGCAGAAGACGATATCGTCGGCACGCCCTTCTACCTGATGGAACGGCTCGACGGCCGTGTCTTCCATGACGCGGCACTGCCGGGCGTGGCGCCGGCCGAGCGCCGGCAGATGTATTTCGCCATGGCCGAGACCCTGGCCGCCCTGCATCGCTTCGACTGGCAGGCCGCCGGCCTCGCCGATTACGGCAAGCCTGGAAACTATTATGCCCGCCAGCTCGCGCGCTGGGGCCGGCAATGGCGCGAGACCAGGACCCGCGACATCCCCGAGATCGATCGGCTGATCGACTGGCTGAGCGCCCATCTCGACGAAGGCGCGGAGACGACGATCGTCCATGGCGATTTCCGGATGGGCAACCTGATGTTTCACCCGGTCGAGCCGCGCGTCGTCGCCGTGCTCGACTGGGAGCTCTCGACGCTCGGCCATCCGCTCTCCGACGCTGCCTTCTCCTGCCTGCCCTGGCATTCCGGCCCCGCCATGTATCAGGGCATCATGGGCCTCGACCGCGAGGCGCTCGGCATCCCGGCCCAGGCCGAGTACCTCTCCCGCTATTGCGCGGCAGCCGGCCGCAAGGACGGCCCGGGACGTTTCCACCTCGCCTTCTCGCTCTTCCGCTTCGCCGTCATCCTCGACGGCATTGCGGCGCGCGCCAGGGCCGGCAATGCCGCAGCCGAGAATGCGGTCGCGGTCGGCGGGATGGCCGAGAGCTTTGCCCGGCAGGCCGCCGCTATCATCGACCAGAGTTGAACGGGGTTCACCATGGATTTCGCCTATTCCGCCAGGGTCGAAGAGCTGCGCTCGCGGCTGCAAGCCTTCATGGATGCCCATGTCCAGCCGGCAGACGCCACGTGGAAGCATGAGGTCGAGGCGGGGCGCTATCCGCTGACGCTGATCGACGGGCTGAAAGAGAAGGCGAAATCCGAGGGCCTGTGGAACCTGTTCCTGCCGGCGCTGAAGCCCGACGAGCCCGGCACGCGGCTGAGCAATCTCGAATACGCCCCATTGGCGGAGATCATGGGCCGAATCTTCTGGTCGTCGGAAGTGTTCAACTGCAACGCTCCCGACACCGGCAACATGGAAATCCTGCACATGTTCGCGACGCCGGCGCAGCGCGAACGCTTTCTCGTTCCGCTGATGAAGGGCGAGATCCGCTCCTGCGTTGGCATCACCGAGCCCGGTGTCGCCTCCTCCGATCCGACCAATCTGCAGACCACGATCATCCGAGACGGCGACGACTATGTCATCAACGGCCGGAAGTGGTGGACCACCGGCGCCCTGCATCCCAACGTCAAATTCTGCATCGTCATGGGTCTCTCGGACACGCGCCCGGAGGCCGATCCGCACAAGCGCCATTCCATGGTGATCGTGCCGATGGATACGCCCGGCGTGAGCGTGATGCGCAACCTGCCGCTGCTCAACCACCACTCGCCCGAAGGCCATACCGAAACGGATTTCGACAATGTCCGCGCGCCAGCCGCCAACATGCTTGGCGAGGAAGGGGCGGGCTTTGCGTTGGCGCAGGCGCGGCTCGGGCCCGGCCGCATCCACCACTGCATGCGCACGATCGGCCAATGCGAGGTCGCGCTCGAACTGATGGTCGAGCGCGCGCTGCAGCGGAAGGCCTTTGGCCGGCACCTCTCGGACTATGCCAATGTCCAGGACTGGATTGCCGAAGGGCGCATGGAAATCGACCAGGCGCGGCTGCTCTGTCTGCGCGCCGCCTGGATGATGGACAAGCACGGCAACAAGGCCGCGCGCACCGAGGTCTCCTCGATCAAGGTCGTGGCGACGCGGCTGCAGACCAAGATCGCCGACCGGGCGATTCAGGTCTTTGGCGCCGCCGGTCTCTCCAACGATACGCCGCTCGCCTTCATCTATAGCTGGGGCCGGGCGCTGCGCTTCATCGACGGGCCGGACGAGGTGCATCTGCGCACGGTCGCCCGTGCCGAGATCAAGAAACGGCAGGCGAGCAATCGCAGCACGATGGCCGAGCAGGGCGTGACGATGCCCTATCTCAAGCCCGCGGGTTAAAGCATCGGCCCGAGACGTGGATTGCGGTTTTCGGGCCGATGCAGTCACAGAAGGCCGCGCAGAAACCGGGTGGAAGCCCATGCCCGAGGCATGGGAGCCTCTTTCGACACGCTGACACCAGTCGAAGAAGGCTCCCGCCATGCCCGCCGCAGCAAGACTGCCCGAAGTTCCATCCCTCGCATCCCGCGTCGACGCGCTGCACTGGCGCCGGATCGAGGCGGAACTCGACTCGCATGGCGTCGGCCTGACCGGCCCCTTGCTCAGCCCGGAGGAATGCCGCGCGCTTGCCGCGCTCTATGCCGACGAGAGCCGCTTCCGCAGCCGCATCGTCATGGCGCGTCACGGCTTTGGCAGCGGCGAGTACCAGTATTTCGCCCATCCGTTGCCGGAGATGCTCGCGGCCCTGCGGCCGGCCATCTATGAGCGCCTCGCCCCCGTCGCCAACCGCTGGAACGAGACGCTCGGGATCGCCCAGCGCTATCCAGCCGAGCTCGACGCCTTCCTGGCGCTCTGCCACGAGGCCGGGCAGACCCGGCCGACGCCGCTGCTGCTGAAATACGGCGCGGGCGACTATAACTGCCTGCATCAGGACCTTTACGGCGACCTGTTCTTCCCGTTCCAGATGGTCATCCTGCTCTCGCAGCCAGGCGTCGATTTCACCGGTGGCGAGTTCACCCTGGTCGAGCAGCGGCCGCGCATGCAGTCACGGCCCGAGGTCGTGCCCCTGGTCCAGGGAGAAGCCGCAATCTTCGCCGTGCAGCACCGGCCGATGCGGGGTTCCCGCGGCACCTATCGCGTCAATCTCCGCCATGGCGTCAGCCGGGTGCGCTCGGGCGAGCGCTACACGACCGGGCTGATCTTTCACGACGCGCGCTGAGGCAAGCGCGGCTCGCTCCGGCGAAGACGCTGTCCGCGTCAACGCGACAGAGAGGCGCGCGCCTCCTGCTCCATGCTGCCGCGCAGGCCGCCGGGAACGCAGAGCTTCGGATAGAGCCGCGACATCTCGCTGATCAGGAACTTCACCGGCACGTCGAAGAAGCTGCCGTGCTGGGCGATATAGTCCATGAAACTGCGGCCTTGCCCATCGAAGCTCTGCAGCAGCGCATCGCTCTTGCCGTCGAAGCCGAGGGTCGCGACGCCGAGCCTGTCGCAGAGGCGCGCGTTGAAGGTCGGCGACGCCTTCAGCCAGCGCCCGTCGAGGAAAATCTCGGTATAGCCGTGATAGGCGAAGACATTGGTGCCCACCGCCTCCAGCAGGCGCGGCGTGGCGAGATGGTTTTTGACGTCGGCGAGCCCGATGCGGGCGGGAATGCCGATGGCCCGGCAATAGGCAGCGTAGAGTGCGGCCTTGCCGACGCAGTAGCCAATGCCGGCCGCCAGCACGGAGCTGGCGCGATAGGTCTCGGGGTTGAGATAGTCGCCATAGGGGTCATAGCGGATGCCGTCGCGCACCGCCTGATAGAGGATGCCGGCCTGCTCCGCAGGATCGCTGATGCCCGAAGTCAGCAGCCGCGCCTCGGCGATCACCATCGGATGGTCGCTGTCGACGAACTCGGCAGGGCTCGTGAAGAGAACGCGGTGGGAATCCTGCATTGCCAATCCTCTCAAGCATCGGCGGGAAAAGTGGTTTGCGGCCTTCGGACAGAGCCGATGCAAAGACTAAAAAGGCGAGATCATCGGACCGGACCCGATATCCAGCCGGTGATCTACTGGCCTGTGAACCGAGTTGGCCGCTTCTCCAGGAAGGCCGAGACACCCTCGCTGAAATCCGCGGTCCGGGTCGAGGCGTGGAAGGCGTCGCGCTCGGCGTCGAGCTGGGCGATCAATGTGTTGCTCAGCGAAGCGCCGAGCAGCGCCTTGATGCGGCCATAGGCCTGGGTCGGCCCGGCAGCCAGCTTGCGCGCCAGCGCCATGGCTTCGGCATCGAGGCTCTCGGCCGGCACGAGGCGATTGATCAGGCCGAGCCGCAGCGCCTCGCCGGCATCGATCGTCTCGGCGAGCAGCGCCAGCTCCTTCGCCTTCTTCATGCCGACGATGCGCGGTAGATGATAGGTCCCGGATCCGTCCGGTGTCGCACCGATCCGGGCATAGGCCAGCGTGAATTTCGCGTTCTCGGCGGCGATCGCCAGATCGCAGGCAAGCGCCAGGCTGAATCCGGCTCCTGCCACCGCGCCATGCAGGCTGGCGACCACAGGCTGGGGCAATTCATCGAGCCGTTTCAGCCCGGCATGCAGCGGAGTGATGATCGCCTCGATCGCGGTCTCGGGATCGCCACCAGAGGTGAATTGCGAGACGTCGCCACCGGCACAGAAGCCCCTGCCCGCGCCCTTCAGCAGGATGGCACGGACATCCCGCCGCGCCGCGATCTGCTCGATCCGGGCCAGGAAGGTTTCGGCCATGGCCGCATCGAACGCGTTCAGCACCTCGGGGCGGTTCAGCGTCAGCACCGCGACGCCGGCATCGACGGCCAACAGGATGGAGTTGGAGGGATCGGTCATCGGCAGGTTCCGGAGCAGCGATTGCCCCGGTTCTACCATGGGTATTTCGGCCTGCGGCACTCCGATTCCTGCGCAGCGGACGCGCAGAAATGCTCGCGGCGCGAGCGCGAAGCCCCGGGAGCTCTCTCGGTTCAGAGGCCCCCCGGGACTTCCCCCTCGTCAGGCGACCGCAACCTTGGGTGTATTGGCTTCCTCGCGGCTTTCGAGCGCAGCCATCGCGGCCTGCACGCCGCCGCTGCGATGCGGCACGCCGGCCGCCGCCAGCCCCATCTCGACGCCGGACAACGCGCCAAGCAAGGTCAGTTCGTTGCATTCGCCGAGATGGCCGATCCGGAAGACCTTGCCGGCCACCTTGCCGAGGCCGGAGCCGAGCGAGATGTTGAACTTCTCGAGCGCCACCTTGCGGTAATGGTCGGCATCATGGCTCGGCGGCATCAGCACGGCGGTCAGCACCGGCGAATATTCCGCCGGGTTCTCGCACAGGATCTCCAGGCCCCAGGCCTTCACCGCGGACCGCGTCGCCGCGGCAAGGCGCTCATGGCGGGCGAAGACGGCATCCAGCCCCTCCTCATGCAGCATCCTGACGGCTTCGCGCAGGCCGTAGAGCAGGTTCGTCGCCGGCGTGTAGGGGAAGAAGCCGTTGGCGTTGATCTTGACCATCTCCTGCCAGTCCCAATAGGAGCGCGGCATCTTGTTCGCCCGGGAGGCGGCCATCGCCTTTTCCGAGATCGCGTTGAAGCTGAGGCCCGGCGGCAGCATCAGGCCCTTCTGCGAACCGGAAACCGTGACGTCGACCTGCCATTCGTCGTGCCGGTAATCGACCGAGGCGAGCGAGGAGATGGTATCGACCATGAAGAGCGCCGGGTGCCCGGCCTTGTCGATCGCCTTGCGGATCTCGGCGATCCGGCTGGTCGAGCCGGTCGAGGTCTCGTTATGGACGACCATCACCGCCTTGATCTTGTAGCCGCGGTCCTCGGCCAGCTTTGCCTCGATCGCGGCCGGATCGGCGCCACGGCGCCAGTCGCCCGGAATGAAATCGACCTCGATGCCGAAACGCCCGGCGATCTGGCGCCAGAGCGTGGCGAAATGGCCGGTCTCGGCCATCAGCACGGTGTCACCCGGCGAGAGCGTATTGACGATCGCAGCTTCCCAGGCACCGGTCCCGGAGGACGGATAGATCACCACCGGCTGGCTGGTCTTGAACACCGACTTGGCGCCGTCGAGCACCTCGCGCCCGAGCTTCGCGAACTCGGCGCTGCGGTGATCGATCACCGGCATGTCCATGGCCCGCAGGACCCGGTCGGGCACCGGGCTCGGGCCGGGAATCTGAAGGAAATGGCGGCCCTGCTGCGATGCCATGGCGATAACTCCCTATTCGGACGTGGCGGCGCTTCAGGCTCGCCGCTCGTGATGGCCGATGTTTTGCATTCATTTTTGTCTTTGGCAACACCGTTCGCGCGTGCAATATTATCGTGAGCGATCTCGACACGAGACCGCCCACTCGCGTAGCAAACCACCATGACGACTATCACGCCCGACGCCGAAACGACCGAAAGCCCGCCGCTACGACGCGAGGACGGCGCCGGGCAGACATCGCTGCACGGCGAACTCCTGGCTGCACTGCGCGACTATATCGTCGAGGGCAATCTCGCCGATGGCGCGCGCGTGCCCGAGCGCCTGCTCTGCGACCGGTTCGGCATCTCGCGCACGCCGCTGCGCGAGGCGCTCAAGGTCCTGGCCGCGGAAGGGCTGATCGACCTCCTGCCCAATCGCGGCGCACGCGTGCGCGCCCTGAGCGCCGATGATCTGCGTGAATTGTTCGACGTGATGGGCGGGCTCGAAGCCCTGGCGGGGCGACTGGCCTGCGAACGCATCAGCGACGAGGAAATCGCAGAAATCGAGCAGTCTCATCACGAGATGTACCGTTTCTACCTGCGGCGCGACATGCACGGCTATTTCCAGTGCAACCAGGACATCCACCGCATGATCGTCGCAGCCGCCGGCAACGCGACACTCAGCGCGACCTATAACAGCATTGCCGGCCGCATCCGGCGCGTGCGCTATTCCGCCAATCT includes:
- a CDS encoding MCT family MFS transporter encodes the protein MSTHPTGHASPIFHGWLVVAAAFAVTFVGFGSAYTFSAFVESLQTDFSASRASVSLVFSLAGFLYFGFGLISGPLADRWGARRLVFLGMLLTGLGMAAAGAARSLTEIYLAYGLGVGLGIGCSYVPALGAVQRWFVKRRGFASGLAVSGIGVGTLVMPPLASLLIEQIGWRNAYFALGGLAAIIGAAMALLIESDPRKRGLLPDGDALPPGGITAQATGMSIPEAVWSQPFIRLYAACLIGSFGAFVPFVHLVPYALDRGVPQGRAVLLLALIGVGSTAGRFCLGNLADRIGRHRALLVMFLGMAGALGIWWLSSGFAMLAVFALLYGVFYGGWVAVLPAVVMDRFGGRNVSGIIGILYTSVAFGTLIGPPAAGLIFDLTQSYAIAILACAGANILAALIMAHSAGPPRSLPR
- a CDS encoding 2OG-Fe(II) oxygenase; translated protein: MPAAARLPEVPSLASRVDALHWRRIEAELDSHGVGLTGPLLSPEECRALAALYADESRFRSRIVMARHGFGSGEYQYFAHPLPEMLAALRPAIYERLAPVANRWNETLGIAQRYPAELDAFLALCHEAGQTRPTPLLLKYGAGDYNCLHQDLYGDLFFPFQMVILLSQPGVDFTGGEFTLVEQRPRMQSRPEVVPLVQGEAAIFAVQHRPMRGSRGTYRVNLRHGVSRVRSGERYTTGLIFHDAR
- the ftrA gene encoding transcriptional regulator FtrA, with the translated sequence MPNRLEPPPQAPHRVVAVAYDRLCTFEYGIVAEVFGSRRPGLPEDWYEFRTAAGEPGRLRAHGGLAVEADGGLALLQGAGTIIVPGWRGLDEPVPEPLAGALRAAHRGGSRVVSICGGAYVLAAAGLLDGRRATTHWQYGADFAKRHPAVRLEPDVLYVDEGDILTSAGSAAGIDLCLHIVRRDLGPEAANLVARSMVVPPHRSGGQAQFVRRPLPPQTGARLSPLLDWMRSSLAEDLTLQRLSDRAGMSQRTFFRRFTEATGSAPGEWILNERVAHACDLLETTTLGVDEVAYRAGLGSAAALRHHFRQRLRTTPTAHRLQFSRR
- a CDS encoding phosphotransferase family protein, whose translation is MSAGPASAAPEFDPARLEAFLRSALPGRAAGAMALERISGGQSNPTFFLSFPEAGTRLVMRKKPPGPLLPSAHAVDREYRILKALAGSQVPVPPVLLFHAEDDIVGTPFYLMERLDGRVFHDAALPGVAPAERRQMYFAMAETLAALHRFDWQAAGLADYGKPGNYYARQLARWGRQWRETRTRDIPEIDRLIDWLSAHLDEGAETTIVHGDFRMGNLMFHPVEPRVVAVLDWELSTLGHPLSDAAFSCLPWHSGPAMYQGIMGLDREALGIPAQAEYLSRYCAAAGRKDGPGRFHLAFSLFRFAVILDGIAARARAGNAAAENAVAVGGMAESFARQAAAIIDQS
- a CDS encoding DMT family transporter yields the protein MVMQVELVREKQGGRTMLLAVGLVLSSSLLYVLGYSLSKTLVSSYGLSALQVTFLRCLLVLVGSLVLLAWPRSGVTQARLLHPPRAWEQRAAAAALVASNVLAIVAYSLMPVTAASALGFTAPLLLTALGGLLLGERISLGRWLGAASGFAGMLLIVRPGEGGAWPGILASIGAAASYALYQILVRRLRDVANSLDTAMQVAVVGFALLAATMLWFWHQVSAEAFALVLLFTVIQTAALACIAGALRRGEASRLAPWQFSGLLWAMLIDALLFTTLPSPVSLLGGGLIIAGGLLAQGRERRTA
- a CDS encoding amidase, producing the protein MPNLPDASHYLSLSELAARIQARDISPVAVTRSQLERIESLDTELHSFAGVMADTALAEAESAEAEIAAGRYRGPLHGVPIAVKDLFWTQGFPTAGGMTIHKQHRPQEDATAVRRLREAGAVLLGKLEMTEGAYSDHHPMVTPPRNPWNAAYWTGISSSGSAAATAAGLCYGALGSDTGGSIRWPCAATGLTGLKPSWGRVSRHGTFELAATLDHLGPMARDTRDVAAILQAIAGADPADPTALGAPVPDYLAATRQGVGGVRIGIDPAWNSEGVDATTQAVLNEAIAVYRALGAEIVEIQFPDVKQIVADWAPNCAVEAAIAHEATYPASKDEYGPVLTSVIETGRALSGLDYQRILLRRMAFRGRVAALFGTIDLLLTPVQPFPPLTLATISTLGEQPGLIADLQRYTCPFNMTGNPTLTLPGGFSEGMPIGLQLVAAQLDEATLIRAGAAFQAATTWHRHHPAL
- a CDS encoding acyl-CoA dehydrogenase family protein — its product is MDFAYSARVEELRSRLQAFMDAHVQPADATWKHEVEAGRYPLTLIDGLKEKAKSEGLWNLFLPALKPDEPGTRLSNLEYAPLAEIMGRIFWSSEVFNCNAPDTGNMEILHMFATPAQRERFLVPLMKGEIRSCVGITEPGVASSDPTNLQTTIIRDGDDYVINGRKWWTTGALHPNVKFCIVMGLSDTRPEADPHKRHSMVIVPMDTPGVSVMRNLPLLNHHSPEGHTETDFDNVRAPAANMLGEEGAGFALAQARLGPGRIHHCMRTIGQCEVALELMVERALQRKAFGRHLSDYANVQDWIAEGRMEIDQARLLCLRAAWMMDKHGNKAARTEVSSIKVVATRLQTKIADRAIQVFGAAGLSNDTPLAFIYSWGRALRFIDGPDEVHLRTVARAEIKKRQASNRSTMAEQGVTMPYLKPAG
- a CDS encoding transglutaminase family protein, translated to MQDSHRVLFTSPAEFVDSDHPMVIAEARLLTSGISDPAEQAGILYQAVRDGIRYDPYGDYLNPETYRASSVLAAGIGYCVGKAALYAAYCRAIGIPARIGLADVKNHLATPRLLEAVGTNVFAYHGYTEIFLDGRWLKASPTFNARLCDRLGVATLGFDGKSDALLQSFDGQGRSFMDYIAQHGSFFDVPVKFLISEMSRLYPKLCVPGGLRGSMEQEARASLSR